From Micromonospora nigra, one genomic window encodes:
- a CDS encoding DegV family protein, with the protein MPVAVVTDSTAYLPPHLLRSHELTVVPLTVVLNGAEGLEGVETFPADATRALSARRVSASTSRPSPEQFAQTYRRLLDAGAAGVVSVHLSAELSGTVAAARLAAAEIGDRVAVVDSRSCGMGIGFPAVAAAEAAARGADLDGVREAASAAVARTTIFFYVDTLEFLRRGGRINAAEALFGTALSVKPIMHMPDGGIVLLDKVRTASRGVARLVDLAVESAGEADVDLAVHHLAAPQRAEALVAALAGRLGDRLRDTYVSEAGGVVAAHAGPGLACVVVHRRTPTVT; encoded by the coding sequence ATGCCCGTCGCGGTCGTGACCGACTCCACCGCCTACCTTCCGCCCCATCTGCTGCGCAGCCACGAGCTGACCGTGGTGCCGTTGACCGTCGTCCTCAACGGCGCCGAAGGGCTGGAGGGCGTCGAGACCTTCCCCGCCGACGCCACCCGTGCGCTCAGCGCCCGGCGGGTCTCCGCCAGCACGTCCCGGCCCTCGCCCGAGCAGTTCGCGCAGACGTACCGCCGGCTGCTCGACGCGGGCGCGGCGGGCGTGGTCTCGGTGCACCTGTCGGCGGAACTGTCCGGCACGGTGGCCGCCGCCCGGCTGGCCGCCGCCGAGATCGGCGACCGGGTCGCCGTGGTCGACAGCCGTTCCTGCGGGATGGGCATCGGTTTCCCGGCCGTCGCCGCCGCCGAGGCCGCCGCGCGGGGGGCCGACCTCGACGGGGTACGCGAGGCCGCCTCCGCCGCCGTCGCGCGGACCACGATCTTCTTCTACGTCGACACGCTGGAGTTCCTGCGGCGGGGCGGCCGGATCAACGCCGCCGAGGCCCTGTTCGGCACCGCCCTGTCGGTCAAGCCCATCATGCACATGCCCGACGGCGGGATCGTGCTGCTGGACAAGGTGCGCACCGCCAGCCGTGGCGTGGCGCGGCTGGTCGACCTCGCCGTCGAGTCCGCCGGCGAGGCCGACGTCGACCTGGCGGTGCACCACCTGGCCGCCCCGCAGCGGGCCGAAGCGCTGGTCGCGGCCCTGGCCGGGCGTCTCGGCGACCGCCTGCGCGACACCTACGTGTCGGAGGCGGGCGGCGTCGTCGCGGCCCACGCCGGACCGGGCCTGGCCTGCGTCGTGGTTCACCGCCGCACCCCGACCGTCACCTGA
- a CDS encoding DUF397 domain-containing protein codes for MASHPKGDFDLSRAVWQRAEGDTSEAAVEVAFVDDLIGMRNSAEPDGPVLVFTQAEWDAFVAGAQDGEFDLD; via the coding sequence ATGGCTTCGCACCCCAAGGGTGACTTCGACCTCTCCCGGGCGGTCTGGCAGCGGGCCGAGGGCGACACCTCCGAGGCCGCCGTCGAGGTCGCCTTCGTCGACGACCTGATCGGCATGCGTAACTCCGCCGAGCCGGACGGCCCGGTGCTGGTCTTCACCCAGGCCGAATGGGACGCCTTCGTCGCGGGTGCCCAGGACGGCGAGTTCGACCTCGACTGA
- a CDS encoding ComEC/Rec2 family competence protein, translating to MAVAAWLAALAGLHLDAGSTALLATVAGGLAVAGASHLLGIAGRPRPAARRHGWIVVAVLIGVLCGASATAARLTVRDAGPLRTLADERARVSAELVVRDDPRPVRGAVGRPAMLVVPANLVSVTGPDGRRLALPARILVLATDPAWRGLLPGQRASAAGRLAEPRGGDLTAAVLSTTGPPDRHGAPSVFQRAAGQLRAGLQRACGPLPDEPGGLLPGLVVGDTSRLPPTVEEDFLATGMTHLNAVSGSNVAIVVGAVLLLARWARAGPGAAAALCGLALVGFVILVRPSPSVVRAATMGAIGLVALASGRSRAAVPALAAGVGILVLVDPELAGDAGFALSVLATGGLLLLAPRWRDALRERGVPAGVAEALAVPAAAQLACAPVVAGISGTVSLVAVPANLLVVPAIAPATILGVLAAVVSPLWPAGAEFLAWLGSWPAWWLVTVARHGARLPGGNLPWPGGVPGALLLTGLTVALLVAARRPLVRRLVAVGTVAVLLGSLPVRLVAPGWPPVGWVVAACAVGQGDVVVLPVADGEAVVVDAGPDPGAADGCLHRLGVRAVPLLVISHFHLDHVGGVAGVFRGRPVDAVLTPRWPEPAAGRELVRATAAAHGARVVAAPAGWRYGTGAVDLVVLGPPYPIRGTRSDPNNNSLMLMATVAGVRILLAGDAETEEQQAVRERLPSGGLRAEVLKVAHHGSAYQDPEFLDAVRPRVALVPVGAGNGYGHPNPAVLGRLTRGGARVLRTDTDGDVAAVVGGPGLAVVTRGPGTGVRRGRRRSADIDADSPD from the coding sequence ATGGCCGTCGCCGCCTGGCTGGCCGCGCTCGCCGGGCTGCACCTGGACGCCGGCAGCACCGCGCTGCTGGCCACCGTCGCGGGCGGCCTGGCGGTGGCCGGCGCGTCGCACCTGCTCGGCATCGCGGGCCGGCCTCGACCGGCGGCCCGGCGGCACGGCTGGATCGTCGTCGCCGTGCTCATCGGGGTGCTCTGCGGGGCGAGCGCCACCGCCGCCCGGCTGACGGTGCGCGATGCCGGCCCGTTGCGCACCCTCGCCGACGAGCGGGCCCGGGTCAGCGCCGAGCTGGTGGTCCGCGACGATCCCCGCCCGGTGCGCGGCGCGGTGGGGCGGCCGGCCATGCTGGTGGTGCCGGCCAACCTGGTGTCCGTCACCGGCCCCGACGGGCGGCGGCTCGCCCTGCCGGCCCGCATCCTGGTGCTGGCCACCGACCCGGCGTGGCGGGGGCTGCTGCCGGGGCAGCGGGCCAGCGCTGCGGGCCGGCTCGCCGAGCCACGCGGTGGCGACCTGACCGCCGCCGTGCTGAGCACGACCGGCCCTCCCGACCGGCACGGGGCGCCCTCGGTGTTCCAACGGGCCGCCGGGCAACTGCGGGCCGGGCTCCAGCGGGCCTGTGGGCCGCTGCCCGACGAGCCGGGTGGGCTGCTGCCCGGCCTGGTGGTGGGTGACACCAGTCGGCTACCGCCGACGGTGGAGGAGGACTTCCTCGCCACCGGCATGACCCACCTCAACGCCGTCTCCGGGTCGAACGTGGCCATCGTGGTCGGGGCGGTGCTGCTGCTGGCCCGCTGGGCACGGGCCGGGCCCGGGGCGGCCGCCGCGCTGTGCGGGCTGGCACTGGTCGGTTTCGTCATCCTGGTCCGCCCCTCGCCCAGCGTGGTGCGGGCGGCCACGATGGGCGCGATCGGTCTGGTGGCACTCGCCTCGGGCCGGTCCCGCGCGGCGGTGCCCGCCCTGGCCGCCGGGGTGGGAATCCTGGTGCTGGTCGACCCCGAGCTGGCCGGCGACGCCGGCTTCGCGTTGTCGGTGCTCGCCACCGGGGGTCTGCTGCTGCTCGCCCCGCGCTGGCGGGACGCGTTGCGCGAACGGGGTGTGCCGGCGGGTGTGGCGGAGGCGCTCGCGGTGCCGGCCGCCGCCCAGCTCGCCTGCGCACCCGTGGTCGCCGGCATCTCCGGCACGGTCAGTCTGGTCGCGGTGCCGGCGAACCTGCTGGTGGTCCCCGCCATCGCTCCGGCCACCATTCTCGGCGTGCTGGCCGCGGTGGTGTCGCCGCTCTGGCCGGCCGGTGCCGAGTTCCTCGCCTGGCTGGGCAGTTGGCCGGCGTGGTGGCTGGTGACCGTGGCGCGGCACGGGGCCCGCCTGCCGGGTGGCAACCTGCCCTGGCCCGGGGGTGTGCCGGGCGCGTTGCTGCTGACCGGGTTGACCGTCGCCCTGCTGGTGGCGGCCCGCCGCCCGCTGGTGCGTCGGCTGGTCGCCGTGGGCACGGTCGCGGTGCTGCTGGGCAGTCTGCCCGTGCGGCTGGTGGCCCCGGGTTGGCCGCCCGTGGGGTGGGTGGTGGCCGCGTGCGCGGTGGGGCAGGGCGACGTGGTGGTGCTACCGGTCGCCGACGGGGAGGCGGTGGTCGTCGATGCGGGGCCCGACCCGGGGGCGGCGGACGGGTGCCTGCACCGGCTCGGCGTCCGGGCGGTGCCGTTGTTGGTGATCAGCCACTTCCACCTCGACCACGTCGGCGGTGTCGCGGGCGTGTTCCGGGGGCGTCCGGTCGACGCCGTCCTCACCCCACGGTGGCCGGAGCCGGCCGCCGGCCGGGAGCTCGTCCGGGCCACCGCCGCCGCCCACGGGGCCCGGGTGGTGGCGGCCCCGGCGGGGTGGCGCTACGGGACGGGCGCGGTCGACCTCGTCGTGCTCGGGCCGCCCTACCCGATCCGGGGCACCCGTTCCGATCCGAACAACAACTCGCTGATGCTGATGGCCACGGTAGCCGGGGTGCGGATCCTGCTCGCCGGGGACGCCGAGACGGAGGAGCAGCAGGCGGTGCGGGAGCGCCTGCCGTCGGGTGGGCTGCGGGCGGAGGTGTTGAAGGTCGCGCACCATGGCAGCGCCTACCAGGATCCGGAGTTCCTGGACGCCGTAAGGCCCCGGGTGGCGCTGGTTCCCGTCGGGGCGGGCAACGGCTACGGGCACCCCAACCCGGCGGTTCTCGGCCGCCTGACCAGGGGCGGAGCGCGGGTACTGCGTACCGACACCGACGGGGACGTGGCGGCGGTGGTGGGCGGCCCGGGGTTGGCGGTGGTGACGCGAGGGCCCGGCACCGGGGTGCGGCGCGGCCGTCGCCGAAGCGCAGACATAGACGCCGATTCGCCGGACTGA
- a CDS encoding histidine phosphatase family protein yields the protein MTRLIIWRHGNTDWNAASRVQGQTDVPLNDLGREQARIAAPLLAALRPDAVVASDLRRAADTAAALAALTGLPVRTDARLRERHFGRWQGLALTEAAARFPTEYARWRAGDPDPGADIESMDDLGKRIGTALQEAVDAVPGGTVVVATHGGAARQGCGYLIGWDHLVLRTIGSLQNCHWTELRHNDLRGWHLRAHNVGPITMPPTPDPV from the coding sequence GTGACCCGCCTGATCATCTGGCGGCACGGCAACACCGACTGGAACGCCGCCAGCCGGGTGCAGGGGCAGACCGACGTCCCGCTCAACGACCTCGGCCGGGAGCAGGCCCGCATCGCCGCGCCGCTGCTCGCCGCACTGCGTCCCGACGCCGTCGTCGCCAGCGACCTGCGGCGTGCGGCGGACACCGCCGCCGCGCTGGCCGCGCTGACCGGACTGCCGGTCCGCACCGACGCGCGGCTGCGCGAACGGCACTTCGGCCGGTGGCAGGGCCTCGCCCTGACCGAGGCCGCCGCGCGTTTCCCCACCGAGTACGCCCGCTGGCGGGCCGGCGACCCCGACCCCGGCGCCGACATCGAGAGCATGGACGACCTCGGCAAGCGGATCGGCACCGCCCTGCAGGAGGCGGTCGACGCCGTGCCCGGCGGGACGGTCGTCGTGGCCACCCACGGCGGCGCGGCCCGGCAGGGTTGCGGCTATCTGATCGGGTGGGACCATCTGGTGCTGCGCACGATCGGCTCTCTGCAGAACTGCCACTGGACGGAACTGCGCCACAACGATCTGCGGGGCTGGCACCTGCGGGCCCACAACGTCGGCCCGATCACCATGCCCCCCACCCCGGATCCGGTCTGA
- a CDS encoding cytochrome P450, with translation MATIPSDRLPDSTVAFLRSGYRFVGERCERYGSDIFQARLLLERTICLRGREAAELFYNPERFVRAGALPRRGQRTLTGVGGVQGLDGAAHRVRKAMFMSLMTPTAVRHLGQLFADEWRARIPTWESADRIVLYPEVGRLLTRAVCAWAGVPLAEREVDRRTTELHAMIDSAAALGPRHLRGRLARRAGERWAGDLVERVRAGTLPAPEGSALRVIAEHHDEQGRPLPRRIAAVELLNVLRPTVAVDRFAVFAALALHDHPAWRQEVRGSDDVAEQFVQEVRRYYPFFPVAAARVRRSFEWRGHHFPQGRRVLLDLYGTDHHPALWPEPELFRPERFAGWREDPFALVPQGGGGHLTGHRCAGEWITIELMKQALAMLTGAMRYDVPPQDLSVSLRRMPSLPASGFLVTGVRRTA, from the coding sequence ATGGCGACCATCCCGTCCGACCGCCTCCCGGACAGCACCGTCGCCTTCCTCCGCAGCGGGTACCGGTTCGTCGGCGAGCGCTGCGAACGGTACGGCTCCGACATCTTCCAGGCCCGGTTGCTGCTGGAGCGGACGATCTGCCTGCGCGGACGGGAGGCCGCCGAACTGTTCTACAACCCCGAGCGTTTCGTCCGCGCGGGCGCGCTGCCCAGGCGCGGGCAGCGGACGCTGACGGGCGTGGGCGGGGTGCAGGGGCTCGACGGCGCGGCCCACCGCGTACGCAAGGCCATGTTCATGTCCCTGATGACGCCGACCGCTGTCCGGCACCTGGGCCAACTGTTCGCCGACGAGTGGCGGGCCCGGATCCCCACCTGGGAGTCGGCCGACCGGATCGTGTTGTACCCCGAGGTGGGTCGCCTGCTCACCCGGGCGGTGTGTGCCTGGGCCGGGGTGCCACTGGCCGAGCGGGAGGTCGACCGGCGGACGACCGAGCTGCACGCCATGATCGACAGCGCGGCGGCACTGGGCCCCCGGCACCTGCGGGGACGACTGGCCCGCAGGGCGGGCGAACGTTGGGCAGGGGACCTCGTCGAACGGGTCCGGGCCGGGACGCTGCCCGCCCCGGAGGGCAGTGCGCTGCGGGTCATCGCCGAGCACCACGACGAACAGGGCCGGCCGCTGCCGCGTCGGATCGCCGCGGTCGAACTGCTCAACGTGCTGCGTCCCACCGTCGCCGTCGACCGCTTCGCGGTCTTCGCCGCGCTGGCGCTGCACGACCACCCCGCGTGGCGGCAGGAGGTACGCGGCAGCGACGACGTCGCCGAGCAGTTCGTGCAGGAGGTACGCCGGTACTACCCGTTCTTCCCGGTGGCCGCCGCCCGGGTCCGGCGCTCCTTCGAGTGGCGGGGTCACCACTTCCCGCAGGGTCGCCGGGTGCTGCTGGACCTGTACGGCACCGACCACCACCCCGCCCTGTGGCCGGAGCCGGAGCTGTTCCGGCCGGAACGGTTCGCCGGCTGGCGCGAGGACCCGTTCGCACTGGTCCCGCAGGGCGGCGGCGGGCACCTCACCGGCCACCGGTGCGCCGGCGAGTGGATCACCATCGAGCTGATGAAGCAGGCGCTGGCCATGCTGACGGGCGCGATGCGGTACGACGTCCCCCCGCAGGATCTCTCGGTGAGCCTGCGGCGGATGCCGTCCCTACCGGCCAGCGGGTTCCTGGTCACGGGGGTTCGTCGCACCGCCTGA
- the rsfS gene encoding ribosome silencing factor, with amino-acid sequence MTVSDRAQELALAAAQAAADKKAQDIVIIDVGDQLAITDAFLLASAPNERQVLAIVDAIEEALLELPEKAKPIRREGERAGRWVLLDYVDIVVHVQHTEEREFYALDRLWKDCPTIPFVDRDLARADAGAGE; translated from the coding sequence GTGACAGTTTCCGACCGCGCTCAGGAGCTGGCGCTCGCCGCCGCCCAGGCCGCCGCCGACAAGAAGGCGCAGGACATCGTCATCATCGACGTGGGTGACCAGCTCGCCATCACCGACGCGTTCCTGCTCGCCTCGGCCCCCAACGAGCGTCAGGTGCTGGCCATCGTCGACGCCATCGAGGAGGCCCTGCTGGAGCTGCCGGAGAAGGCCAAGCCCATCCGGCGCGAGGGCGAGCGGGCCGGGCGCTGGGTGCTGCTCGACTACGTCGACATCGTGGTACACGTCCAGCACACCGAGGAGCGCGAGTTCTACGCCCTCGACCGGCTCTGGAAGGACTGCCCGACCATCCCGTTCGTCGACCGGGACCTCGCCCGGGCCGACGCCGGTGCCGGCGAGTGA
- the pepN gene encoding aminopeptidase N, translating into MPSLSRVEATARGASITVESYQVDLDLTGGGERFRSHVTIRFRATPGSGTFAEVKPARLLAVRLNGADLDPATLADNRLPLTGLAEANTLTVEAEMAYSNTGEGMHRFVDPADGETYLYAMSFLDDVQRIFAAFDQPDLKAPFTLTVTAPEHWTVAANGELAGNPRPGRWEFAPTAPLATYFFSLIAGPWHVRRDTHDGIPLGIWCRRSLAAHLDADAEEILTVTRQCLDGFHELFDERYPFGKYDQAFVPEFNAGAMENPGLVTLRDDYVFRSAVTDTQRELRATTIAHEMAHMWFGDLVTMRWWDDLWLNESFAEYLGIRVTAEATRFDRAWTTFAMRRKAWGYAADQRPSTHPVAPGEVVDAAEGLLNFDGISYAKGASVLRQLVAWLGDAPFLAGLNAHFAAHRFGNATLADLLASLSAASGRDLTGWARLWLREAQVNTLRAEVTVDADGRYAEVAVAQSAPQSHPVLRPHRIGVGRYAADGTLAGRTEVDIDPDARRVELTGLVGEPAAALLLPNDGDLTYAKIRLDPASAGAVAGLLPRLDDPLARALLWREALDAATDGERPVTAVVDLISAALPAETEVIITEDVLTLSRSLVDRYLDLPTRAAALARIAATCRRLLDTAAPGRSHQLAAARGLIRATTEVDLLAGWLAGRDVPAGLAVDAELRWALLYRLVVLGAAGEPEIAAEAATDPSAAGAERAARCRGALPDAAAKEAAWRIVVADTELSNRLVEATAEGFWQPEQADLTAAYVPRYFADMPAAARLRTPWVADRVASLAFPSYAVAQPTREAAAALLDRDDLTPGLRRTVVDADDDLRRALVARTAVAATVA; encoded by the coding sequence ATGCCGAGCCTGAGCCGTGTAGAGGCGACCGCGCGTGGCGCGTCGATCACCGTCGAGTCCTACCAGGTGGACCTCGACCTGACGGGCGGCGGAGAGCGGTTCCGCTCCCACGTCACCATCCGGTTCCGGGCCACCCCCGGCTCCGGGACCTTCGCCGAGGTGAAGCCGGCCCGCCTGCTGGCCGTACGTCTCAACGGCGCCGACCTCGACCCGGCGACGCTGGCCGACAACCGGCTGCCCCTGACCGGGCTGGCCGAGGCCAACACGCTGACCGTCGAGGCCGAGATGGCGTACTCGAACACCGGGGAGGGGATGCACCGCTTCGTCGACCCGGCTGACGGCGAGACGTACCTGTACGCGATGAGCTTCCTCGACGACGTGCAGCGCATCTTCGCCGCCTTCGACCAGCCCGACCTGAAGGCCCCGTTCACCCTGACGGTGACCGCACCGGAGCACTGGACGGTGGCGGCCAACGGCGAACTGGCCGGCAACCCCCGGCCGGGCCGCTGGGAGTTCGCCCCCACCGCGCCGCTGGCCACGTACTTCTTCTCGCTGATCGCCGGCCCGTGGCACGTACGCCGTGACACCCACGACGGCATCCCCCTCGGCATCTGGTGCCGACGGTCCCTCGCGGCCCACCTGGACGCCGACGCCGAGGAGATCCTCACCGTCACCCGGCAGTGCCTGGACGGCTTCCACGAGCTGTTCGACGAGCGCTACCCGTTCGGCAAGTACGACCAGGCGTTCGTGCCCGAGTTCAACGCCGGTGCCATGGAGAACCCGGGCCTGGTGACCCTGCGCGACGACTATGTGTTCCGGTCCGCCGTCACCGACACCCAGCGTGAGCTGCGGGCCACCACCATCGCCCACGAGATGGCGCACATGTGGTTCGGCGACCTCGTCACCATGCGCTGGTGGGACGACCTGTGGCTCAACGAGTCGTTCGCCGAGTACCTGGGCATCCGGGTCACCGCCGAGGCCACCCGCTTCGACCGGGCGTGGACGACCTTCGCCATGCGGCGCAAGGCCTGGGGCTACGCCGCCGACCAGCGGCCCTCCACCCACCCGGTCGCGCCGGGGGAGGTGGTCGACGCCGCCGAGGGCCTGCTCAACTTCGACGGCATCTCGTACGCCAAGGGTGCCAGCGTGCTGCGCCAGCTCGTGGCCTGGCTCGGCGACGCCCCGTTCCTCGCCGGCCTCAACGCCCACTTCGCCGCGCACCGGTTCGGCAACGCCACCCTCGCCGACCTGCTCGCCAGCCTGTCCGCCGCCAGCGGGCGGGACCTGACCGGCTGGGCCCGGCTGTGGTTGCGGGAGGCCCAGGTCAACACTTTGCGGGCCGAGGTCACCGTCGACGCCGACGGCCGGTACGCCGAGGTGGCCGTCGCGCAGAGCGCCCCGCAGAGTCACCCCGTGCTGCGCCCGCACCGCATCGGCGTGGGCCGGTACGCCGCCGACGGCACCCTCGCCGGGCGCACCGAGGTCGACATCGACCCGGACGCGCGCCGGGTCGAGCTGACGGGGCTGGTCGGCGAGCCGGCGGCGGCGCTGCTGCTGCCCAACGACGGCGACCTGACGTACGCGAAGATCCGCCTCGACCCGGCGTCGGCGGGGGCCGTGGCGGGCCTGCTGCCCCGGCTGGACGACCCTCTCGCCCGCGCGCTGCTGTGGCGGGAGGCCCTCGATGCGGCGACCGACGGGGAACGACCGGTCACCGCGGTGGTGGACCTGATCTCCGCGGCCCTGCCCGCGGAGACCGAGGTGATCATCACCGAGGACGTGCTGACCCTCAGCCGCTCGCTGGTCGACCGCTACCTCGACCTGCCGACCCGTGCGGCGGCCCTGGCCCGGATCGCCGCCACCTGCCGGCGGCTGCTCGACACCGCCGCGCCGGGGCGGTCCCACCAGTTGGCGGCGGCGCGCGGGTTGATCCGCGCTACCACCGAGGTGGACCTGCTGGCGGGCTGGCTCGCGGGTCGCGACGTGCCGGCCGGTCTCGCGGTCGACGCCGAGCTCCGCTGGGCGCTGCTGTACCGGCTCGTGGTGCTGGGGGCCGCCGGGGAACCGGAGATCGCCGCCGAAGCGGCCACCGACCCGAGCGCGGCCGGTGCGGAGCGGGCCGCCCGCTGCCGGGGGGCGCTGCCCGACGCGGCGGCGAAGGAGGCCGCCTGGCGGATCGTGGTGGCCGACACCGAGTTGTCCAACCGGCTGGTGGAGGCCACCGCCGAGGGCTTCTGGCAGCCGGAGCAGGCGGACCTGACCGCGGCGTACGTGCCGCGGTACTTCGCCGACATGCCGGCTGCCGCCCGGCTGCGTACCCCGTGGGTGGCGGACCGGGTGGCGAGCCTGGCGTTCCCCAGCTACGCCGTGGCGCAGCCCACCCGGGAGGCCGCCGCGGCGCTGCTCGACCGCGACGATCTCACGCCCGGACTGCGCCGGACTGTCGTCGACGCCGACGACGACCTGCGTCGGGCCCTGGTGGCCCGCACCGCGGTGGCCGCGACCGTCGCCTGA
- a CDS encoding ComEA family DNA-binding protein, protein MSNMEETAASVRLRRLMPGQAEPTWFPAPSRPEVPAWPPVTTVTETDAGQAAGGGQDRGDDPPPAPLLAGPGAFDPGRRGVRALAAVAVVVVLVAGLWAWRSRPQAEPLAAARAGVPSDAQVAPVVDDPTATPADELVVAVAGRVRRPGLVRVPAGARVADAVEAAGGALPGVDVALLNPARRLTDGELVLVGVTPPPGVPAVGGPVPGGQPGAGAPVNLNTATLAQLDALPGVGPVLAQRILDHRDRQGGFRSVGDLRQVNGIGDARYEQLKDLVTV, encoded by the coding sequence GTGTCCAACATGGAGGAGACGGCGGCCAGCGTGCGCCTGCGCCGCCTGATGCCCGGTCAGGCGGAGCCGACCTGGTTTCCAGCGCCATCGCGACCGGAGGTGCCCGCATGGCCGCCGGTCACGACGGTCACCGAGACCGACGCGGGCCAGGCGGCGGGCGGAGGGCAGGATCGCGGTGACGATCCTCCGCCGGCTCCGCTGCTGGCCGGGCCTGGTGCTTTCGACCCCGGTCGGCGGGGCGTGCGGGCCCTGGCCGCCGTCGCTGTCGTGGTGGTGCTCGTCGCCGGGCTCTGGGCGTGGCGGTCCCGGCCGCAGGCCGAACCGCTGGCCGCCGCGAGGGCTGGCGTCCCGTCGGACGCCCAGGTGGCGCCGGTGGTCGACGACCCGACGGCCACCCCCGCCGACGAACTGGTCGTCGCCGTCGCCGGCAGGGTGCGCCGACCAGGGCTGGTGCGGGTGCCGGCCGGTGCCCGGGTCGCGGATGCCGTCGAGGCGGCCGGCGGGGCTCTGCCCGGCGTCGACGTGGCGTTGCTCAACCCCGCCCGCAGGCTCACCGACGGGGAACTGGTCCTGGTCGGGGTGACGCCGCCACCGGGTGTGCCGGCGGTTGGCGGGCCCGTGCCGGGTGGGCAACCGGGCGCGGGTGCTCCGGTCAACCTCAACACCGCCACACTGGCGCAGCTCGACGCGCTGCCAGGGGTCGGTCCGGTGCTCGCCCAGCGGATCCTCGATCACCGTGACCGGCAGGGTGGTTTCCGGTCGGTCGGCGACCTGCGGCAGGTCAACGGCATCGGCGACGCCCGCTACGAGCAGCTGAAGGACCTGGTGACGGTGTGA
- the nadD gene encoding nicotinate-nucleotide adenylyltransferase, with translation MEEDIRRVGIMGGTFDPIHHGHLVAASEVADRFGLDEVVFVPTGQPWQKADQPVTPAEDRYLMTVIATASNPRFQVSRVDIDRGGPTYTVDTLRDLYAEYGAKVQLFFITGADALERILSWKDLAEIFELAHFVGVTRPGFELTDAHLPADTVSLVQVPAMAISSTDCRARVARGEPVWYLVPDGVVQYIAKRRLYQG, from the coding sequence GTGGAGGAAGACATCCGGCGGGTCGGCATCATGGGTGGCACCTTTGATCCGATCCACCACGGGCACCTCGTGGCCGCCAGTGAGGTGGCGGATCGGTTCGGGCTGGACGAGGTGGTGTTCGTGCCGACCGGCCAGCCGTGGCAGAAGGCGGACCAACCGGTCACGCCGGCCGAGGACCGTTACCTGATGACGGTGATCGCGACCGCCTCCAACCCGCGTTTCCAGGTCAGCCGGGTCGACATCGACCGGGGTGGCCCGACCTACACCGTCGATACGCTGCGTGACCTGTACGCCGAGTACGGCGCTAAGGTGCAGCTGTTCTTCATCACCGGCGCGGACGCGCTGGAGCGCATCCTCAGCTGGAAGGATCTGGCGGAGATCTTCGAGCTGGCGCACTTCGTCGGGGTGACCCGGCCCGGCTTCGAGCTGACCGACGCCCACCTGCCGGCCGACACGGTCAGCCTGGTGCAGGTGCCCGCGATGGCCATCTCGTCCACCGACTGCCGCGCGCGGGTGGCCCGAGGCGAGCCGGTGTGGTATCTGGTGCCCGACGGTGTGGTGCAGTACATCGCAAAACGGCGGCTCTACCAGGGGTGA